Proteins encoded within one genomic window of Salvelinus fontinalis isolate EN_2023a unplaced genomic scaffold, ASM2944872v1 scaffold_2527, whole genome shotgun sequence:
- the LOC129850957 gene encoding protein kinase C-binding protein NELL2-like, whose product MFSANGESCEDIDECATERHSCANDTVCFNVDGGYDCRCPHGKNCTGDCNHDNKHKHNGQIWVLDNDRCSVCSCQSGLVMCRRMVCDCESTTADLFCCPECNPGLSSQCLHQNRLITYSSGDTWVENCQQCQCLVSWHGQTLWRDVE is encoded by the exons ATATAGATGAGTGTGCGACAGAAAGACACAGCTGTGCTAACGATACGGTGTGTTTCAACGTGGACGGAGGCTACGACTGCAGGTGCCCTCACGGCAAGAACTGCACCGGGGACTGTAACCATGacaacaagcacaaacacaacgGGCAGATCTGGGTGCTGGACAACGACAGGTGCTCCGTTTGCTCCTGCCAG TCTGGTCTGGTGATGTGTCGTAGGatggtgtgtgactgtgagtcCACCACAGCTGACCTGTTCTGCTGTCCAGAGTGTAACCCCGGCCTCAGCAGCCAGTGTCTGCACCAGAACAGACTCATTACATACAGCAGTGGAGACACCTGGGTGGAGAACTGCCAGCAGTGCCAGTGTCTGGTGAGTTGGCATGGACAGACACTGTGGAGAGATGTGgagtag